The following are from one region of the Haloactinomyces albus genome:
- a CDS encoding HAD family hydrolase → MSETAAYKPRLIALDVDGTLLDPETQTVSAGVRDAVRRAVDAGSHVVVATGRSMLGTLPILDELGLRSGAALCSNGAIRLDAATRETVAIETFDPAPVHARLSALLPGSNFAVEQVGTGSLVTSSFPQNLLHGPQRSVDVEELISKHVPRMIAHWAGHTTKEAAEALDGVLLPASTYTIDHYTTWITVVPDGVTKGSALEKLRTELGIAVEDTFAAGDGDNDIRMLEWAGHSVAMGQAPAVVRATATEVTGTVAEDGLVTSLDRWFR, encoded by the coding sequence GTGTCCGAAACAGCCGCGTACAAGCCCCGACTCATCGCCCTCGACGTTGACGGAACCCTGCTCGATCCCGAAACCCAGACGGTCTCCGCAGGTGTCCGCGACGCCGTCCGCCGAGCTGTCGATGCGGGCAGCCATGTCGTCGTGGCCACCGGCCGCAGCATGCTGGGCACCCTGCCGATCCTGGACGAACTGGGGTTGCGCAGCGGTGCCGCCCTGTGCTCCAACGGTGCGATCAGGCTGGACGCAGCCACCCGCGAAACCGTCGCCATCGAGACCTTCGATCCGGCGCCGGTGCACGCGCGGTTGTCGGCCCTGCTTCCCGGCTCGAACTTCGCGGTCGAGCAGGTCGGCACCGGTAGCCTCGTGACCAGCTCGTTCCCGCAGAACCTCCTGCACGGCCCGCAGCGGTCGGTCGACGTCGAGGAACTCATCAGCAAACACGTCCCCCGCATGATCGCGCACTGGGCGGGACACACCACGAAGGAAGCCGCCGAGGCGCTCGACGGCGTGCTCCTGCCCGCCAGCACGTACACGATCGACCATTACACAACGTGGATCACCGTCGTACCCGACGGCGTCACCAAGGGCTCCGCCCTGGAGAAGCTCCGCACCGAGCTCGGCATCGCCGTGGAGGACACGTTCGCCGCGGGCGACGGCGACAACGACATCCGGATGCTCGAATGGGCCGGACACAGCGTGGCGATGGGTCAGGCACCGGCAGTGGTGCGCGCCACCGCGACCGAGGTCACCGGCACGGTCGCCGAAGACGGCCTGGTCACGTCCTTGGACCGTTGGTTCCGCTGA
- a CDS encoding response regulator transcription factor, with protein sequence MARVLLADDQELMRMGLRMVLDAQEDVEVVGEAADGADAVELSRNLRPDVVLMDVRMPVLDGVEATRRIAGDGSARVLVMTTFDLDEYALAALRGGAAGFLLKDTPPDSLISAVRSVAAGDSVVSPSVTRRLLNHFLGESGGRLRDASILELLTEREREVLAHTARGLSNTELAERLFLSEATVKTHIGRILSKLDLRDRVQAVVLAYETGLVRPGEE encoded by the coding sequence ATGGCTCGGGTGCTACTGGCGGATGATCAGGAACTCATGCGCATGGGACTTCGCATGGTTCTCGATGCGCAGGAGGATGTGGAGGTCGTCGGCGAGGCCGCCGACGGTGCGGACGCCGTGGAACTTTCCCGGAACCTCCGGCCCGACGTCGTGCTGATGGACGTTCGGATGCCGGTGCTGGACGGGGTGGAGGCGACCCGGCGGATCGCCGGCGATGGCAGTGCCAGAGTCCTCGTGATGACGACCTTCGACCTGGACGAGTACGCACTTGCGGCATTGCGCGGCGGAGCCGCCGGGTTCCTGCTCAAGGACACCCCACCGGACTCCCTCATCTCGGCGGTGCGCTCGGTGGCGGCCGGAGACTCCGTGGTGTCTCCGAGCGTCACTCGGCGACTGCTGAACCACTTTCTCGGCGAATCCGGCGGCCGACTGCGGGATGCCTCGATACTGGAGCTACTCACCGAGCGCGAGCGCGAGGTGCTGGCACACACGGCAAGGGGGCTGTCCAACACCGAACTGGCCGAGCGCCTGTTTCTGTCCGAGGCCACCGTGAAGACGCACATCGGACGTATTCTGTCCAAACTCGACCTGCGCGACCGCGTGCAGGCCGTCGTCCTGGCCTACGAGACCGGCCTCGTGCGCCCCGGCGAGGAATGA
- a CDS encoding sensor histidine kinase yields the protein MRRLSLWMRAHPVAGDSAVAMLLLVPEVLIFLVDSAGTTTPVRYVLASALLVGPLALRRTMPIPAACTVLLGLLVQQLDQATMVTRPASLALEITLYTLVAYVGRKVAALYTAAVFVLSAVGTVQQATGFFEAGLAVALLFLLLQQGVQLAFCWVLGEFVGARRAYQAEVEHRLRSLEFEQDQQARIAVAEERNRIARELHDVLAHSVSVMVTQADGAAYALRSKPELAEQAVHTIGTTGREALTELRSLLQVLRNPQEETGRERSPQPSISAIESLVERVRALGLPIELELDGDLKNLPAGLGLGVYRIVQESLTNVLKHAGWKASASVRIGHDGQCVEIDVSDTGAKGILPPLASGGNGMVGMRERATAYGGSFEAGPRDGGGWRVHAALPLTGLPLSRSASAQGPLS from the coding sequence GTGCGGAGATTGAGTCTGTGGATGCGCGCGCACCCGGTGGCAGGCGACAGTGCCGTCGCCATGCTGCTGCTGGTGCCGGAAGTGCTGATTTTCCTGGTCGACAGCGCGGGCACCACGACACCGGTCCGGTACGTCCTCGCGAGTGCCCTGCTGGTCGGCCCCTTGGCGCTCCGGCGGACGATGCCGATCCCGGCTGCCTGCACCGTGCTGCTGGGTTTGCTGGTGCAGCAGCTCGATCAGGCCACCATGGTTACTCGCCCCGCAAGCCTGGCGCTCGAGATCACGCTGTATACGCTGGTCGCCTATGTCGGCCGGAAAGTGGCCGCGCTCTACACCGCTGCCGTGTTCGTCCTGTCCGCGGTCGGTACGGTCCAGCAGGCAACCGGGTTTTTCGAGGCGGGCCTCGCGGTCGCGCTGCTCTTCCTGCTGTTGCAACAAGGGGTGCAACTGGCTTTCTGCTGGGTACTCGGCGAATTCGTCGGAGCACGCCGCGCCTATCAAGCCGAGGTCGAACACCGGCTGCGCAGCCTGGAGTTCGAACAGGACCAGCAGGCCCGGATCGCCGTGGCGGAGGAACGCAACCGGATCGCCCGCGAACTCCACGATGTTCTCGCGCACTCGGTGAGCGTGATGGTGACCCAGGCCGACGGTGCCGCCTACGCGCTGCGCAGCAAGCCCGAACTCGCCGAACAGGCCGTGCACACCATCGGCACCACCGGCCGGGAGGCCCTGACGGAACTGCGCAGCCTGCTGCAGGTGCTGCGCAATCCGCAGGAGGAAACCGGTCGGGAACGTAGTCCGCAGCCCTCGATCTCCGCCATCGAATCCCTGGTCGAACGTGTTCGCGCTCTCGGGCTGCCGATCGAACTGGAACTCGACGGTGACCTGAAGAACCTCCCCGCAGGGCTCGGCCTCGGGGTGTACCGCATCGTGCAGGAGTCGCTGACCAACGTGCTCAAGCACGCCGGGTGGAAAGCCTCCGCGTCGGTACGGATCGGCCACGACGGCCAGTGCGTCGAGATCGACGTGTCCGACACCGGTGCGAAGGGGATACTGCCACCGTTGGCTTCGGGTGGTAACGGCATGGTCGGCATGCGCGAGCGGGCAACGGCCTACGGTGGCTCGTTCGAGGCCGGTCCCCGCGACGGAGGTGGTTGGCGCGTGCACGCGGCACTTCCGCTCACCGGACTCCCGCTCTCGCGCTCCGCTTCCGCGCAGGGACCTCTAAGCTGA